Proteins encoded by one window of Maliibacterium massiliense:
- a CDS encoding glycosyl hydrolase family 18 protein, with the protein MRSNKAKALAVVLSLVLMLAGCARGDGWQYDAEKLLFMDNIAQEAVKEPTVLTWLYRPRQYKRPAGAVNTLAPTWFYVGNVEGQARVQTIAQMGLQADLAAYVAQAHQDNMQVWGTVVSMTPELSEQVIHDAALRADFIQKMQDYVRNYALDGINLDFEKMNPAHKADFTGFVQELKQALPAETVVSVCVTVPLDGDTSGNWYQCYDHAALAQAADLLCVMAYDQHTASSGEGPVAAQDWVVARLQKLLSMVPSDKVLLGVPFYGREYRFSAGEDAPVWLDESQDNGTLSISYAQLQQLAGTGSYVDNAGQTVTATGVVTLGRDEVQGVGYVEFDSNLGLRHRIWFEDGVSMQRKTALFAQYRMAGVAVWQAAFGHAALWQGLEAGMATRTLDAAWVETLRTGLRALVLDLGKKDVAADSRGVTRFVNLLAGAQVVDVRGTDTGVTLKGTLGKDRPITWQVYTQQGQVLLVPASDEARLVTGAQGLLLGEGVDMDMLRGLCSMHQK; encoded by the coding sequence ATGCGTTCCAACAAGGCAAAGGCATTGGCGGTAGTTTTGTCTCTGGTATTGATGCTGGCGGGCTGCGCGCGCGGCGACGGTTGGCAGTACGATGCGGAGAAGCTGCTTTTTATGGACAATATCGCGCAGGAGGCGGTCAAGGAGCCCACGGTGCTGACGTGGCTGTACCGCCCGCGCCAGTACAAGCGGCCCGCGGGCGCGGTCAACACCCTGGCGCCCACCTGGTTTTATGTGGGCAATGTGGAGGGGCAGGCGCGCGTGCAGACCATCGCCCAAATGGGCCTGCAGGCAGATCTTGCCGCGTATGTGGCTCAGGCGCACCAGGATAACATGCAGGTGTGGGGCACGGTGGTGAGCATGACGCCGGAGCTCTCCGAGCAGGTGATCCACGATGCGGCGCTGCGCGCGGATTTTATACAGAAGATGCAGGACTACGTGCGCAATTACGCGCTCGATGGCATCAATTTGGATTTTGAAAAGATGAACCCCGCGCACAAGGCGGATTTTACGGGCTTTGTGCAGGAGCTCAAGCAAGCGCTGCCGGCGGAAACCGTCGTGTCGGTGTGCGTCACCGTGCCGCTGGATGGGGATACCAGCGGCAACTGGTACCAGTGCTACGACCACGCGGCGCTGGCCCAGGCGGCGGATTTGCTGTGCGTGATGGCCTATGACCAGCACACCGCATCCAGCGGGGAGGGGCCTGTGGCCGCGCAGGACTGGGTGGTGGCACGCCTGCAGAAGTTGCTCTCGATGGTGCCCTCGGACAAGGTGCTGCTGGGCGTTCCCTTCTACGGGCGGGAATACCGCTTCTCCGCAGGGGAGGACGCGCCAGTTTGGCTGGATGAAAGCCAGGACAACGGCACGCTCTCCATCTCCTACGCGCAGCTGCAGCAGTTGGCCGGAACGGGCAGCTACGTGGACAACGCGGGACAGACAGTGACTGCCACAGGCGTTGTCACCCTGGGCAGGGACGAGGTGCAGGGCGTGGGATACGTGGAATTTGATAGCAACCTGGGCCTGCGCCACCGCATCTGGTTTGAGGATGGGGTGTCCATGCAGCGCAAGACCGCGCTGTTTGCCCAGTACCGCATGGCGGGCGTGGCAGTGTGGCAGGCTGCGTTCGGCCACGCGGCGCTGTGGCAGGGCCTGGAGGCGGGGATGGCAACCCGCACGCTGGACGCGGCGTGGGTGGAGACGCTGCGCACGGGCCTGCGCGCGCTCGTGCTCGATCTGGGAAAAAAGGATGTCGCGGCGGACAGCCGCGGCGTGACGAGATTTGTAAACCTGCTTGCGGGCGCACAGGTGGTTGACGTTCGGGGCACGGACACGGGCGTCACGCTCAAGGGGACGCTGGGCAAGGACCGGCCCATCACCTGGCAGGTGTACACACAGCAGGGACAGGTGCTGCTTGTTCCTGCATCGGATGAAGCTCGCCTGGTCACCGGCGCGCAGGGCCTGCTGCTGGGCGAGGGCGTGGACATGGATATGCTGCGCGGCCTGTGCAGCATGCATCAAAAGTAA
- a CDS encoding V-type ATP synthase subunit D, with translation MAATQVNPTRMELTRIKRRLVTARRGHKLLKDKRDEMMRRFVAFIRRNQQLRMEVEESLAEALQGFTLARSVMPDEVLEQALMVPTRTMTLDVRKRNIMSVDTPVLEVKKSSEAATAYPYGFAFTSAELDGAIATLAELMPKLVELAQIEKTCNLLADEIEKTRRRVNALEHVMIPDLEATARQITMKLDENERASLTRLMKVKDMIAQRDM, from the coding sequence ATGGCCGCCACCCAGGTCAACCCGACGCGCATGGAGCTGACGCGCATCAAGCGCCGGCTGGTGACGGCGCGCCGCGGGCATAAGCTGCTCAAAGACAAGCGCGATGAGATGATGCGCCGTTTTGTGGCGTTCATCCGCCGCAACCAGCAGCTGCGCATGGAGGTGGAGGAATCGCTCGCCGAGGCGCTGCAGGGGTTTACGCTGGCCCGCTCCGTGATGCCCGATGAGGTGCTGGAGCAGGCGCTGATGGTGCCCACGCGCACCATGACGCTGGATGTGAGAAAACGCAATATCATGAGCGTGGATACGCCCGTGCTCGAGGTGAAGAAATCCAGCGAGGCGGCTACTGCCTATCCGTACGGCTTTGCGTTCACATCCGCGGAGCTGGATGGCGCCATCGCCACGCTGGCGGAGCTGATGCCCAAGCTGGTAGAGCTCGCGCAGATCGAAAAGACCTGCAACCTGCTGGCCGATGAGATTGAGAAGACCCGCAGGCGCGTCAACGCCCTGGAGCACGTGATGATCCCCGATCTGGAAGCCACCGCGCGCCAGATCACCATGAAGCTGGACGAAAACGAGCGCGCCAGCCTCACCCGCCTGATGAAGGTAAAGGATATGATTGCCCAGCGCGATATGTAG
- a CDS encoding V-type ATP synthase subunit B, whose translation MLKEYRTIREVVGPLMLVEGVEGATYSELVEIEQADGSIRNGRVLEVNADKALVQLFEGSQGLEIATSRARFLGHGIELAVSEDMLGRVFDGMGRPIDDGPAILAEERRDTNGMPINPAARDYPEEFIQTGISAIDGLNTLVRGQKLPVFSGSGLPHAQLAAQIARQAKVLGDGAKFAVVFAAIGITFEEADFFISDFRRTGAIERAVLFMNLANDPAIERIATPRMALTAAEYLAFEKDMHVLVIMTDITNYAEALREVSAARKEVPGRRGYPGYLYTDLASMYERAGRIRGKKGSITQIPILTMPEDDKTHPIPDLTGYITEGQIILSRELNRLGVVPPIDVLPSLSRLKDKGIGEGKTRKDHADTMNQLFAAYARGKEAKELAVILGESALSDVDKLYAQFADAFEEQYVSQGYDTNRSIEETLDIGWELLRMLPRAELKRIRDSLLDEYMPKEDLSEEEA comes from the coding sequence ATGTTGAAGGAATATCGTACCATTCGCGAGGTCGTGGGCCCGCTGATGCTGGTGGAAGGCGTCGAGGGCGCAACCTACAGCGAACTGGTGGAAATTGAACAGGCGGACGGTTCGATCCGCAACGGCCGCGTGCTGGAGGTCAACGCAGATAAGGCGCTCGTGCAGCTTTTTGAAGGCTCGCAGGGGCTGGAGATCGCAACCAGCCGCGCGCGTTTTCTGGGCCACGGCATCGAGCTTGCGGTCTCGGAGGATATGCTCGGGCGCGTCTTTGACGGCATGGGCCGGCCCATCGACGACGGCCCCGCCATCTTGGCCGAGGAGCGAAGGGATACCAACGGTATGCCCATCAACCCAGCGGCGCGGGATTATCCCGAGGAGTTCATCCAGACGGGCATTTCCGCCATCGACGGACTCAACACCCTGGTGCGTGGGCAAAAGCTGCCCGTGTTTTCCGGCTCGGGCTTGCCGCACGCGCAGCTGGCTGCGCAGATCGCCCGCCAGGCCAAGGTGCTGGGAGACGGCGCCAAGTTCGCCGTGGTGTTTGCCGCCATCGGCATCACCTTTGAAGAGGCGGACTTCTTCATCAGCGACTTCCGACGCACCGGCGCCATCGAGCGCGCCGTGCTGTTTATGAACCTGGCAAACGACCCCGCCATCGAGCGCATCGCTACCCCGCGCATGGCGCTGACCGCCGCGGAGTACCTGGCCTTTGAAAAGGATATGCACGTGCTGGTCATCATGACGGACATCACCAACTACGCAGAGGCCCTGCGCGAGGTATCCGCCGCGCGCAAGGAGGTGCCCGGCCGTCGTGGCTACCCTGGCTATCTCTACACCGACCTTGCCAGCATGTACGAGCGCGCGGGCCGCATCCGCGGCAAGAAGGGCTCCATCACGCAGATTCCCATCCTGACCATGCCGGAGGACGACAAGACCCACCCCATCCCGGATTTGACCGGCTACATCACCGAGGGGCAGATCATCCTCTCGCGCGAGCTCAACCGCCTGGGCGTGGTGCCCCCCATCGACGTGCTGCCCTCCCTCTCCCGTTTGAAGGACAAGGGCATCGGCGAGGGCAAGACCCGCAAGGATCACGCGGACACCATGAACCAGCTCTTTGCGGCGTACGCGCGCGGCAAGGAGGCCAAAGAGCTGGCCGTGATCCTGGGCGAATCGGCGCTGTCGGACGTGGATAAGCTCTACGCCCAATTTGCCGACGCGTTTGAGGAACAGTACGTCTCCCAGGGCTACGATACCAACCGCAGCATTGAAGAGACGTTGGATATCGGCTGGGAGCTGCTGCGCATGCTGCCGCGTGCCGAGCTGAAGCGCATCCGCGACAGCCTGCTGGACGAATACATGCCCAAAGAGGATCTCAGCGAGGAGGAAGCGTAA
- a CDS encoding V-type ATP synthase subunit A — translation MIQGKIVKVSGPLIVASGMANAKMYDVVRVSNQRLIGEIIELRGDMASIQVYEETAGLGPGEPVESTGMPLSVELGPGLIESIFDGIQRPLVAIREMTGDNIARGVEAPALDRAREWHFVPSVTAGTRVCGGDIVGTVQETVPVAHHIMVPPTLSGTIEAIEEGDYTVDDTVYRLKTDDGAMLELTLMQRWPVRRGRPYARKLAPSEPMVTGQRVIDTFFPIAKGGVAAVPGPFGSGKTVVQHQLAKWADADIIVYVGCGERGNEMTDVLMEFPELKDPRTGEPLMKRTVLIANTSDMPVAAREASIYTGITIAEYFRDMGYKVAIMADSTSRWAEALREMSGRLEEMPGEEGYPAYLSSRLAEFYERAGLVVCRDGQGERVGAVTAIGAVSPPGGDLSEPVVQATLRIVKVFWRLSASLAYRRHFPAIDWLESYSLYEDRLADWFNEHIDADWMNMRAEALRVLQQEAQLNEIVQLVGIDALSLRDRLTLEVARSIREDYLHQNAFHEIDTYASLAKQQGMLKMILDFQRLGQAALERGADYARIIALPVREAIGRLRYVPEDEVAASFAKVQVQLQSEMNALA, via the coding sequence ATGATACAAGGCAAAATCGTCAAGGTTTCCGGCCCGCTGATCGTCGCCTCGGGCATGGCCAATGCCAAAATGTACGACGTGGTGCGCGTCAGCAACCAGCGTTTGATTGGTGAGATTATCGAGCTTCGCGGCGACATGGCGTCGATTCAGGTCTACGAGGAGACGGCAGGATTGGGGCCGGGCGAGCCGGTGGAATCCACGGGCATGCCCCTCTCGGTGGAGCTGGGCCCCGGCCTGATCGAGTCCATTTTCGATGGCATTCAGCGCCCGCTTGTAGCCATTCGCGAGATGACGGGGGATAATATCGCCCGCGGCGTGGAGGCGCCTGCGCTGGACCGCGCGCGCGAATGGCACTTTGTGCCCAGTGTGACGGCGGGCACCCGCGTCTGCGGCGGCGATATCGTGGGCACCGTGCAGGAGACGGTGCCGGTGGCGCACCACATCATGGTGCCGCCCACGCTTTCGGGCACCATCGAGGCGATCGAAGAGGGGGACTACACCGTGGACGATACGGTATACCGCCTCAAAACCGATGACGGCGCCATGCTGGAGCTGACGCTGATGCAGCGCTGGCCGGTGCGGCGTGGACGTCCCTATGCCCGCAAACTCGCGCCCAGCGAGCCGATGGTGACGGGGCAGCGCGTGATCGACACGTTCTTCCCCATTGCCAAGGGGGGCGTGGCTGCCGTGCCCGGGCCGTTCGGCAGCGGCAAGACGGTGGTGCAGCACCAGCTGGCCAAGTGGGCGGACGCGGATATCATCGTCTACGTGGGCTGCGGCGAGCGCGGCAACGAGATGACGGACGTGCTGATGGAGTTCCCCGAATTGAAGGATCCCCGCACCGGCGAGCCGCTGATGAAGCGCACGGTGCTGATCGCCAACACCTCGGATATGCCGGTGGCGGCGCGCGAGGCGTCCATCTACACGGGCATCACCATTGCGGAGTATTTCCGAGATATGGGCTACAAAGTCGCCATCATGGCGGATTCCACCAGCCGCTGGGCGGAGGCGCTGCGCGAGATGAGCGGCCGCCTGGAGGAGATGCCCGGCGAGGAGGGGTACCCCGCGTACCTGTCCAGCCGCCTGGCGGAGTTCTACGAGCGCGCAGGCCTGGTGGTCTGCAGGGACGGCCAGGGCGAACGCGTGGGCGCGGTCACGGCCATCGGCGCGGTGTCGCCCCCGGGTGGCGATCTCTCCGAACCCGTGGTGCAGGCGACGCTGCGCATCGTCAAGGTGTTCTGGCGCCTGTCTGCAAGCCTGGCTTACCGCCGCCATTTCCCCGCCATTGACTGGCTGGAGAGCTACTCGCTCTACGAGGACCGCCTGGCGGACTGGTTCAACGAGCACATCGACGCGGACTGGATGAACATGCGCGCCGAGGCGCTGCGCGTGCTGCAGCAGGAGGCCCAGCTCAACGAGATCGTGCAGCTGGTGGGCATCGACGCGCTGAGCCTGCGCGACCGCCTCACGCTGGAGGTGGCTCGCTCCATCCGCGAGGATTACCTGCACCAAAACGCGTTCCACGAGATCGACACCTACGCCTCGCTGGCAAAGCAGCAGGGCATGCTCAAGATGATTCTGGATTTTCAGCGCCTGGGGCAGGCGGCGCTGGAGCGCGGCGCGGATTACGCGCGCATCATCGCGCTGCCGGTGCGCGAGGCCATCGGCCGGCTGCGCTATGTGCCGGAGGATGAGGTTGCCGCTAGCTTTGCCAAGGTGCAGGTGCAGCTGCAGAGCGAAATGAACGCACTGGCTTAA
- a CDS encoding V-type ATP synthase subunit F yields the protein MVKKMAIIGEKDAVLGFKTLGIDVFDVRTPEEAARQVIQLSKQDYAVIFITESIAGGIGSTMERFRNVPFPAIIPISGNQGVTGYGMDHVRANAERAVGADILFHKEG from the coding sequence ATGGTTAAGAAAATGGCGATCATCGGTGAAAAGGATGCCGTGCTGGGCTTCAAGACGCTCGGGATCGACGTCTTTGACGTGCGCACGCCCGAGGAGGCTGCCCGCCAGGTGATCCAGCTGTCCAAACAGGACTACGCCGTGATTTTTATAACGGAGAGCATCGCAGGCGGGATCGGTTCCACCATGGAGCGTTTCCGCAACGTGCCCTTTCCCGCCATCATTCCCATATCGGGCAACCAGGGTGTGACGGGCTACGGGATGGACCATGTGCGCGCCAATGCAGAGCGCGCCGTCGGTGCGGATATTCTGTTTCACAAGGAAGGATGA
- a CDS encoding V-type ATPase subunit has product MPNASALYAMGRISVLETRLLTKDKLARIMETHRLEDTVKVLQEMGMGSGAALASNVDFETLLRQETQNTRALIASMTPDAALSDLFYLPYDINNLKVLFKGEITGGDVKHLLSPLGVIDIDLAKSAVAGEDPQGVPAALKEACARVRSMLEEPEAQADPQAIEVLLDQAYFTHALQVAASRRSGFMRDYLTAQIDLANIETMLRMKLRGQDARALARVLLTGGSLEHGMILACLPLRRREIVARFAGTPYKSVVEKGIAALRADGHLTRFECEKDNYLLDVARTQRDQIKGLSPLFGYMLAKDNEARILRQVCLAKANGIPNDKLRERLRDLYG; this is encoded by the coding sequence ATGCCCAACGCATCCGCACTGTACGCGATGGGGCGCATCAGCGTCCTGGAGACGCGTCTGTTGACCAAGGATAAGCTTGCGCGCATCATGGAGACGCATCGATTGGAGGATACCGTCAAGGTTCTGCAGGAGATGGGCATGGGCAGTGGTGCTGCGCTTGCCTCCAATGTGGATTTTGAGACGCTGCTGCGGCAGGAGACGCAAAATACCCGCGCGCTCATCGCATCGATGACGCCGGACGCGGCGCTGAGCGACCTGTTCTACCTGCCCTACGATATCAACAACCTCAAGGTGCTCTTCAAGGGAGAGATCACCGGGGGAGACGTCAAACATCTGCTCTCGCCGCTGGGCGTGATCGACATCGATCTTGCCAAATCGGCGGTGGCGGGGGAGGACCCCCAGGGCGTGCCCGCCGCGCTGAAAGAGGCGTGCGCGCGCGTGCGCAGCATGCTGGAGGAGCCCGAGGCGCAGGCGGATCCGCAGGCCATTGAGGTGCTGCTGGATCAGGCGTACTTCACGCATGCGCTCCAGGTGGCGGCAAGCCGCCGCAGCGGGTTTATGCGCGATTATCTCACTGCGCAGATCGACCTTGCCAACATCGAGACCATGCTGCGCATGAAGCTGCGCGGCCAAGACGCGCGCGCGCTTGCGCGCGTGCTGCTTACCGGCGGCAGCCTGGAGCACGGGATGATCCTGGCGTGCCTACCGCTTCGCCGGCGGGAGATTGTGGCGCGCTTTGCCGGCACGCCCTACAAAAGCGTGGTAGAAAAGGGCATCGCGGCGCTGCGCGCCGATGGGCATCTGACCCGCTTTGAGTGTGAGAAGGACAACTATCTATTGGACGTGGCGCGCACGCAGCGCGACCAGATCAAGGGCCTTAGCCCGCTTTTTGGCTACATGCTCGCCAAGGACAACGAGGCGCGCATCCTGCGCCAGGTATGCCTGGCCAAGGCCAACGGCATCCCCAACGACAAGCTGCGCGAAAGGCTGCGTGATCTGTATGGTTAA
- a CDS encoding V-type ATP synthase subunit E — translation MSGAQRIIAQIELDAQARAKEIDAQAQVRMAEMDQAIEEQVAQIRQEILAQGKRAADAEEARYASLAQLEVRKIKLEKKQQLVAEVFDGALAYLCHMEKDAYAAFARDLVLEAALAGEQKLVLSPRAAALLDDAWFGMVNVELDLKGKSARVARGGVDESLQGGFLLVRGDMEINLSFEALVSQARGALEGEVVRQLF, via the coding sequence ATGTCAGGTGCACAACGCATCATTGCCCAGATCGAGCTGGACGCGCAGGCCCGCGCCAAGGAAATTGACGCGCAGGCCCAGGTGCGCATGGCCGAGATGGACCAGGCCATAGAGGAGCAGGTCGCCCAGATACGCCAGGAAATCCTTGCGCAGGGGAAGAGGGCCGCGGATGCTGAGGAGGCGCGCTACGCCTCGCTTGCGCAGCTGGAAGTGCGCAAGATCAAGCTGGAGAAAAAACAGCAGCTCGTCGCAGAGGTGTTTGACGGCGCGCTCGCCTACCTCTGCCATATGGAAAAGGACGCCTACGCAGCGTTTGCGCGCGATCTGGTGCTGGAGGCGGCGCTTGCCGGCGAGCAGAAGCTTGTGCTTTCGCCCCGCGCGGCTGCATTGCTGGACGACGCGTGGTTTGGCATGGTGAACGTGGAGCTGGATCTCAAGGGCAAAAGCGCCCGCGTGGCGCGCGGCGGCGTGGATGAATCGCTTCAAGGCGGCTTCCTGCTGGTGCGCGGCGATATGGAGATCAACCTCTCGTTTGAGGCGCTCGTAAGCCAGGCACGCGGCGCGCTGGAGGGCGAGGTCGTCCGCCAGCTGTTCTAG
- a CDS encoding V-type ATP synthase subunit K, which produces MNLQIGQLMALLGAGLAVILAGIGSSIGVSRAAQAAAGVVSEEPDKFSKVLLLEALPGTQGIYGLLVAFIVVQKMGLLGGGLVDVSATNGFLVLLACLPIAIVGLVSAVLQSNAALAGIRMIGKRGDALGKAITFTVMVETYAVLALLASFLMVSGIPMG; this is translated from the coding sequence ATGAATCTTCAAATCGGGCAATTGATGGCATTGCTGGGCGCGGGCTTGGCAGTTATTCTGGCAGGTATCGGTTCGTCCATCGGCGTCAGCCGCGCCGCGCAGGCCGCCGCGGGCGTGGTATCCGAGGAGCCGGATAAGTTCTCCAAGGTGCTGCTGCTTGAGGCGCTGCCCGGCACACAGGGCATCTATGGACTGCTTGTCGCTTTCATCGTGGTGCAGAAGATGGGCCTGCTGGGTGGCGGCCTGGTGGACGTTTCGGCCACCAACGGCTTTCTGGTGCTGCTGGCCTGCCTGCCCATTGCAATCGTTGGCCTGGTCTCCGCAGTGCTGCAGAGCAACGCGGCGCTGGCAGGCATCCGCATGATCGGCAAGCGCGGCGACGCGCTGGGCAAAGCCATCACCTTCACCGTCATGGTTGAGACCTACGCCGTGCTTGCGCTGCTGGCCTCCTTCCTGATGGTGTCCGGCATCCCGATGGGCTAA
- a CDS encoding V-type ATP synthase subunit I has translation MAIVEMRHMTLLALQKDRHAIVRRLQKLGCVEIIDLRGEEARQAAEDTPAHRADARTRLMARAKLVEDAMRALQPYAPKRGMFVQPSAIDPEQLDYLYDEHAFDDAEQVALLEKQRGEIEGRRARLDVLTGRLASWEALDIPIEQVHDTRHTSIFIGTVPVAAWPLVQQQWEEKNFNGEMVHIGSRKESECLFFAVYRDDAPAVNAWLQGHTFIRAVLPIERGTVRQRLEDIAQERGQLDALEEETKQQLRALAEGYDKLELLADTIAVALQRRDAYDALARTASTFTLEGWLPKAKVERVQQELEKITDALYIQVREAEEDEVIPVTFHNNKFVQPFEMVTEMYAMPNGRSLDPNPLMAPFYFAFFGMMMSDAGYGLIMAAVLFLAVKFINPRGETRKLMLVIALGGISTIFWGIMMGGFFGLPVPALMFNPMEEPISMLILCFALGVVQIIVGLAAAAYLNFRRRDWKAAVFDQITWIMILVGACLLFLPGLSTVGTYLAIAGAAGILLMKGRGKRNPLARLASGLGELYNVTSYFSDILSYSRLFALGLATGIIAQVINSIAAIMGGNIIGGFFMVIVLIAGHLLNLLINVLGAFVHASRLQYIEFFGKFFEEGGRPFVPLAYRTKHVQVIPSEEKQSA, from the coding sequence ATGGCCATCGTTGAGATGCGTCACATGACGCTGCTGGCGCTGCAAAAGGATCGGCATGCGATCGTGCGCCGCCTGCAGAAGCTGGGCTGTGTGGAAATCATCGACCTGCGGGGTGAAGAGGCTAGGCAGGCGGCCGAGGATACGCCGGCGCACCGCGCGGATGCGCGCACGCGACTGATGGCGCGCGCAAAGCTGGTGGAGGATGCCATGCGCGCGTTGCAGCCATACGCGCCCAAGCGGGGGATGTTTGTCCAGCCGTCCGCCATTGATCCCGAGCAGCTGGACTATCTCTACGACGAACACGCCTTTGACGACGCCGAGCAGGTGGCGCTGCTGGAAAAGCAGCGGGGGGAAATCGAGGGGCGGCGCGCCCGTCTGGACGTATTGACCGGCCGGCTTGCCTCTTGGGAGGCGCTGGATATCCCCATCGAGCAGGTGCATGACACGCGCCATACGTCAATTTTCATCGGCACGGTGCCGGTGGCAGCCTGGCCCCTTGTCCAGCAGCAGTGGGAGGAAAAAAACTTTAACGGCGAGATGGTGCACATCGGCTCGCGCAAGGAGAGCGAGTGCCTCTTTTTTGCGGTGTACAGGGACGATGCGCCCGCGGTGAACGCCTGGCTGCAGGGCCACACGTTTATCCGCGCGGTGCTGCCCATTGAACGGGGCACGGTGCGCCAGCGCCTGGAGGACATTGCCCAGGAACGCGGCCAGCTTGACGCGCTGGAGGAGGAGACCAAGCAGCAGCTGCGCGCGCTTGCCGAAGGGTATGACAAACTGGAGCTGCTGGCAGATACCATCGCCGTGGCGCTGCAGCGCCGCGACGCCTACGATGCGCTTGCGCGAACGGCGTCCACCTTTACGCTTGAAGGGTGGCTGCCCAAAGCCAAGGTGGAACGCGTGCAGCAGGAGCTTGAAAAGATCACCGACGCGCTCTACATCCAGGTGCGCGAGGCGGAGGAGGACGAGGTGATCCCCGTCACCTTCCATAACAACAAGTTTGTGCAGCCCTTTGAGATGGTCACCGAGATGTACGCCATGCCAAACGGGCGGTCGCTGGATCCCAACCCGCTGATGGCCCCCTTCTACTTCGCCTTCTTCGGCATGATGATGTCGGATGCGGGCTACGGACTGATCATGGCGGCGGTGTTGTTCTTGGCGGTCAAGTTCATCAACCCGCGCGGCGAGACGCGCAAGCTGATGCTAGTCATCGCGCTGGGCGGCATCTCCACGATCTTCTGGGGCATTATGATGGGCGGATTCTTTGGCCTGCCGGTGCCCGCGCTGATGTTTAATCCCATGGAGGAGCCCATCAGCATGCTGATACTGTGCTTTGCGCTGGGCGTGGTGCAGATCATTGTGGGTCTGGCCGCGGCCGCGTATCTGAACTTCCGCCGCAGGGACTGGAAGGCCGCGGTGTTTGACCAGATTACCTGGATCATGATCCTGGTGGGGGCCTGCCTGCTGTTTTTGCCGGGGCTTTCCACAGTGGGTACGTACCTGGCCATCGCCGGTGCCGCCGGCATCCTGTTGATGAAGGGGCGCGGCAAAAGGAATCCCCTTGCCCGGCTGGCGAGCGGCCTGGGTGAGCTGTACAACGTCACGAGCTATTTTTCCGATATCCTGTCCTACTCCCGCCTGTTTGCGTTGGGGCTGGCCACGGGCATCATCGCCCAGGTCATCAACAGCATCGCGGCGATCATGGGGGGCAACATCATCGGTGGTTTCTTTATGGTGATCGTGCTCATCGCCGGCCACCTGCTGAATCTGCTGATCAATGTGCTGGGCGCGTTTGTGCACGCAAGCCGCCTGCAGTATATCGAGTTTTTCGGCAAGTTTTTCGAAGAGGGCGGACGCCCCTTTGTGCCGCTTGCCTACCGCACCAAACATGTGCAGGTGATCCCTAGTGAGGAAAAACAAAGCGCTTGA
- the upp gene encoding uracil phosphoribosyltransferase: MSKLVVMDHPLVQHKLTMIRKTDTGVKEFRELLNEIAMLMAYEVTRDLPLEDVDIETPMGPTTSKVISGRKLGIVPVLRAGLGMVDGILRLVPAAKVGHIGLYRDPETLKPVEYYCKLPYDVEERELIVVDPMLATGGSASAAIQFIKDRGGRNIKLMCLIAAPEGVKHVQETHPDVDIFVAAVDDCLNDHGYILPGLGDAGDRLFGTK, encoded by the coding sequence ATGTCGAAACTAGTCGTGATGGATCATCCCCTGGTACAGCATAAGCTGACCATGATCCGTAAAACCGATACTGGCGTGAAGGAATTCCGCGAGCTGCTCAACGAGATCGCGATGTTGATGGCCTACGAGGTTACGCGCGACCTGCCCCTGGAGGATGTGGATATCGAGACCCCCATGGGCCCTACCACCTCCAAGGTGATATCCGGCCGCAAGCTGGGTATCGTGCCCGTGCTGCGCGCAGGGCTGGGCATGGTGGACGGCATTCTGCGCCTGGTTCCCGCAGCCAAGGTGGGTCACATCGGCCTGTACCGCGACCCGGAGACCCTCAAGCCCGTGGAGTACTACTGCAAGCTGCCCTATGACGTAGAGGAGCGCGAGCTGATCGTGGTGGATCCCATGCTCGCCACAGGCGGTTCGGCATCGGCGGCCATCCAGTTCATCAAGGACCGCGGCGGGCGCAACATCAAGCTGATGTGCCTGATCGCCGCCCCCGAGGGGGTCAAACACGTGCAGGAAACGCATCCGGACGTGGATATTTTCGTCGCGGCGGTGGATGACTGCCTCAACGACCACGGCTACATCCTGCCCGGTTTGGGCGATGCGGGCGACCGCCTGTTCGGCACCAAATAA